One segment of Falco biarmicus isolate bFalBia1 chromosome 12, bFalBia1.pri, whole genome shotgun sequence DNA contains the following:
- the LOC130157688 gene encoding E3 ubiquitin-protein ligase RBBP6-like — protein MSCVHYKFSSRLNSDVVTFHGPHISLRDLRRQIMGRERLKATHCDLQVTNAQTMEEYTDDNALIPRHSSVTVRRVPVRGVKATGKTDLGCC, from the exons ATGTCGTGTGTCCACTACAagttctcctccaggctgaactccGATGTGGTCACCTTTCACGGCCCCCACATCTCCCTGCGCGACCTCAGGCGCCAGATCATGGGCCGCGAGAGGCTGAAGGCGACCCACTGCGACCTGCAGGTCACCAACGCCCAGACCATGGAAG aatacaCAGATGACAATGCCCTGATTCCAAGGCACTCATCGGTAACTGTTAGGAGAGTCCCTGTTAGAGGAGTTAAAGCTACCGGCAAGACAGACCTTGG ctgctgttaa